The following proteins are co-located in the Theropithecus gelada isolate Dixy chromosome 19, Tgel_1.0, whole genome shotgun sequence genome:
- the MBD3 gene encoding methyl-CpG-binding domain protein 3 isoform X1, translating to MERKRWECPALPQGWEREEVPRRSGLSAGHRDVFYYSPSGKKFRSKPQLARYLGGSMDLSTFDFRTGKMLMSKMNKSRQRVRYDSSNQVKGKPDLNTALPVRQTASIFKQPVTKITNHPSNKVKSDPQKAVDQPRQLFWEKKLSGLNAFDIAEELVKTMDLPKGLQGVGPGCTDETLLSAIASALHTSTMPITGQLSAAVEKNPGVWLNTTQPLCKAFMVTDEDIRKQEELVQQVRKRLEEALMADMLAHVEELARDGEAPLDKACTEDDDEEDEEDEEEEPDPDPEMEHV from the exons ATGGAGCGGAAGAGGTGGGAGTGCCCGGCGCTCCCgcagggctgggagagggaagaagTGCCCAGAAGGTCGGGGCTGTCGGCCGGCCACAGGGATGTCTTTTACTATAG CCCGAGCGGGAAGAAGTTCCGCAGCAAGCCGCAGCTGGCCCGCTACCTGGGCGGCTCCATGGACCTGAGCACCTTCGACTTCCGCACGGGCAAGATGCTGATGAGCAAGATGAACAAGAGTCGCCAGCGCGTGCGCTACGACTCCTCCAACCAGGTCAAG GGCAAGCCCGACCTGAACACGGCGCTGCCCGTGCGCCAGACGGCGTCCATCTTCAAGCAGCCAGTGACCAAGATTACCAACCACCCCAGCAACAAGGTCAAGAGTGACCCACAGAAGGCGGTGGACCAGCCGCGCCAG CTCTTCTGGGAGAAGAAGCTGAGCGGCCTGAACGCCTTCGACATTGCTGAGGAGCTGGTCAAGACCATGGACCTCCCCAAGGGCCTGCAGG GGGTGGGACCTGGCTGCACAGATGAGACGCTGCTGTCAGCCATCGCCAGTGCCCTGCACACTAGCACCATGCCCATCACGGGACAGCTTTCGGCCGCCGTGGAGAAGAACCCTGGTGTGTGGCTCAACACCACGCAGCCCCTGTGCAAAGCCTTCATGGTGACCGACGAGGACATCAG GAAGCAGGAGGAGCTGGTGCAGCAGGTGCGGAAGCGGCTGGAGGAGGCGCTGATGGCCGACATGCTGGCGCACGTGGAGGAGCTGGCCCGTGACGGCGAGGCGCCGCTGGACAAGGCCTGCACCGAGGACGATGacgaggaggacgaggaggatgaggaggaggagcccGACCCGGACCCAGAGATGGAGCACGTCTAG
- the MBD3 gene encoding methyl-CpG-binding domain protein 3 isoform X2 produces the protein MERKSPSGKKFRSKPQLARYLGGSMDLSTFDFRTGKMLMSKMNKSRQRVRYDSSNQVKGKPDLNTALPVRQTASIFKQPVTKITNHPSNKVKSDPQKAVDQPRQLFWEKKLSGLNAFDIAEELVKTMDLPKGLQGVGPGCTDETLLSAIASALHTSTMPITGQLSAAVEKNPGVWLNTTQPLCKAFMVTDEDIRKQEELVQQVRKRLEEALMADMLAHVEELARDGEAPLDKACTEDDDEEDEEDEEEEPDPDPEMEHV, from the exons ATGGAGCGGAAGAG CCCGAGCGGGAAGAAGTTCCGCAGCAAGCCGCAGCTGGCCCGCTACCTGGGCGGCTCCATGGACCTGAGCACCTTCGACTTCCGCACGGGCAAGATGCTGATGAGCAAGATGAACAAGAGTCGCCAGCGCGTGCGCTACGACTCCTCCAACCAGGTCAAG GGCAAGCCCGACCTGAACACGGCGCTGCCCGTGCGCCAGACGGCGTCCATCTTCAAGCAGCCAGTGACCAAGATTACCAACCACCCCAGCAACAAGGTCAAGAGTGACCCACAGAAGGCGGTGGACCAGCCGCGCCAG CTCTTCTGGGAGAAGAAGCTGAGCGGCCTGAACGCCTTCGACATTGCTGAGGAGCTGGTCAAGACCATGGACCTCCCCAAGGGCCTGCAGG GGGTGGGACCTGGCTGCACAGATGAGACGCTGCTGTCAGCCATCGCCAGTGCCCTGCACACTAGCACCATGCCCATCACGGGACAGCTTTCGGCCGCCGTGGAGAAGAACCCTGGTGTGTGGCTCAACACCACGCAGCCCCTGTGCAAAGCCTTCATGGTGACCGACGAGGACATCAG GAAGCAGGAGGAGCTGGTGCAGCAGGTGCGGAAGCGGCTGGAGGAGGCGCTGATGGCCGACATGCTGGCGCACGTGGAGGAGCTGGCCCGTGACGGCGAGGCGCCGCTGGACAAGGCCTGCACCGAGGACGATGacgaggaggacgaggaggatgaggaggaggagcccGACCCGGACCCAGAGATGGAGCACGTCTAG
- the LOC112612362 gene encoding cytochrome b-c1 complex subunit 10 — MVTRFLGPRYRQLVKNWIPTAYMWGAVGTVGLVWATDWRLILDWVPYINGKFKKDD; from the exons ATGGTGACCCGGTTCCTGGGCCCGCGCTACCGGCAGCTGGTCAAGAACTG GATCCCGACGGCCTACATGTGGGGCGCCGTGGGCACCGTGGGGCTGGTGTGGGCCACCGATTGGCGGCTGATCCTGGACTGGGTACCTTACATCAATGGCAAGTTTAAGAAAGATGATTAA